ATTAATTTGCTCAATTATCAAATGGCAGGAATGCTCATCGGCGGTGTACTATGGGGCATTATTGCCGATAAAAAGGGAAGACTTTCGGTACTTTTTGGTTCCATCATTATGTACTCAGTTGCCAACATTGGTAATGGCTTTGTCACATCGCTGGATCAATATGCTCTTCTGCGCTTTGTTGCAGGCGTAGGTCTTGCGGGAGAGTTGGGCGCGGGGATCACGCTCGTAACCGAAGTACTTCCAAAGGAAATACGTGGGTATGGAACCACATTAGTAGCTACATTGGGCGTATTGGGTGCTATACTGGCATATTTCGTAGCGGACTTGTTCGCATGGAGGATATCCTATTTTGTCGGTGGTGGTATGGGCTTGCTCTTATTGGTGCTTCGTTTCAATGTTTTTGAATCCGGCATGTTCAGGCAGGTGAAAGAAAATACCGTTGACCGGGGAAACATTTTGATGATCCTGACCAATGGCAAACGATTGACAAAATACCTGATGGCCATTCTCGTCGGGCTGCCGATTTGGTTTGTCGTGGGTATCCTCATTACTTTCTCCCCGGAATTCGGCGCAGCCAAAGGAATCGAAGGAATCAATGCGGGGAAGGCAGTAATGCTTGCTTTTTCAGGACAAGTGGCGGGTGACATTGTCAGTGGCTTACTCAGTCAATATCTCAAAAGCCGTAAGAAAGTGATCCGACTGTTCATTGTACTATCCCTTGCCATGGTGGTCGGCTATCTCATGATACCGATGCAGGATTTGTTTTCTTTTTATCTGTTATGCACCTTGCTCGGGTTTTGCAATGGTTACTGGACTTTATTTATTACCATTGCAGCAGAACTTTTCGGCACCAACTTACGGGCAACCGTTGCGACTACCGTCCCGAATTTCGTTCGCGGGGCTACCATCCCGCTCGCGGCATTGTTTGTTAGTTTCAAACCCGATTTGGGTGTAATTCAAAGTGGATTGGTCATTGGAGCGGCAACCTCCCTGGTAGCGTTGCTGGCATTATATTTCCTTGAAGAAACATTTACAAAGGACATGAACTTTGTAGAGAAAGAGTAATAAGTATCGGTTTTAGTTAGGTTTAAAACGGCCGCTGGTTTCAGTGGCCGTTTTTTTTAACACTTATTAACACATTCACAAGCAACATTGCCTTTAAAAACCTACTCTCTTGGTTCAAAGTCGTCTGAAAACAATTTACCGTTCAATTGCTCATGAAAGATATCAACCACTCATTCACTTAAATGTCCACTCCTGTACTTTGTAATACATAGTACCGGAATTCCTGCCACTTTTGTCATGTCCTCAGGGACAAAAAGAAAATAAAAACAATAACAACAGCCATAAAAATAAAATAGCCATGAAAACTTCAGTAAAAACTTTCGCATTTGCATTAGCATTTATCGCATCTACTTTCGCTGCCAACGCAGAAGACAAAGAGAACAAAAAACCATCCAGCTTCGGCACTGGAATCTACCCTACCAAAGACGGTAAAATCAATGTCCTGGTAGACAAAGCCAACCTGGAATCAAGCACTACCTTGTTGCTTAAAAACGAAAATGGTGACGTCGTGTACCGTGAAACGGTTGGCAAAGACAATAAAAAGTTCGGTCGTGTCCTGAACATGGATCAAATGGAAGCAGGTAAATATAAGCTGGACGTGATCAGCGGAGATGAAATCCAGTCTAAATCATTCCAGTTGTCCGAGCAGAAAACGGAACGAGTTTTGTCTGTTAAATAATTAGAAAAAGCAGAGTTTAGCAAGAGCGGCGCCAGTAACGGCGCCGTTTTTTTGTTGTGTCGGCTCAACAAAAATTTTCCGTAGAAATACGGTCTTCAACACGTGATTTTGCCCGTTTCTTCCTGTCAATCAATGCATAACTTTGAGTAACTATTTATCCCTCTAAGCTTATGCGAAATTTGTACATCGATGTCCGGATCGGCAATGTCATAGCCGTTCTTAAGCCACTTTTCTGGCTCCTCCTGATTGAAGTACTTGTCTTCACAATTTTAGCGCTGATTCCTCAGGGCCACGATGTCTATGTTTACCTGCTCGAAGAGGGTTTCTGGACGAACGCGGTTCCAATCATTCTCTTATTTATCGCATTGATTTTCCTGAGTTGCTCGTCGGGGCTTGGCGGAGAAATGATTTTATCACAAAGCGAAACAATCTGGCTGCCTAAATTACCCGAAGATGTGCCTGAAAACCCAGACCAAACAAACGCAGGGTATGGATCCTTCCGAAGCTGGCTTGTCACGTTTCTATGGTATTTTCCTTACCTGTCATTTCTTTTGGGCTTATATAAAGTCATTGCTTTTCAGAAAAAGACCGATTCCGAAGGCTTTGGCAATACTGCGATTTTTCTCACCCTATTTTTTACAGGTCTCGGATTATGGCTAATTTTTAAGGTTAGAAAAGGGATATGGAGGTACATCAGGTATCGATT
The genomic region above belongs to Dyadobacter pollutisoli and contains:
- a CDS encoding MFS transporter; translated protein: MSELPNSRPSLLSQLLQVPVIVAALGYLVDMYDLFLFSVVRVPSLKALNVPTDQLLTEGINLLNYQMAGMLIGGVLWGIIADKKGRLSVLFGSIIMYSVANIGNGFVTSLDQYALLRFVAGVGLAGELGAGITLVTEVLPKEIRGYGTTLVATLGVLGAILAYFVADLFAWRISYFVGGGMGLLLLVLRFNVFESGMFRQVKENTVDRGNILMILTNGKRLTKYLMAILVGLPIWFVVGILITFSPEFGAAKGIEGINAGKAVMLAFSGQVAGDIVSGLLSQYLKSRKKVIRLFIVLSLAMVVGYLMIPMQDLFSFYLLCTLLGFCNGYWTLFITIAAELFGTNLRATVATTVPNFVRGATIPLAALFVSFKPDLGVIQSGLVIGAATSLVALLALYFLEETFTKDMNFVEKE